A genomic region of Desulfomicrobium escambiense DSM 10707 contains the following coding sequences:
- a CDS encoding glycosyltransferase family 2 protein codes for MTSSDNKADSYINLAKYYKSIGNIKKYEQYSEPALKSGKQLPETHSFTQDRSDHNSNNNLPHIEEIIKLYNNKQYKILLKLASSNPAHELLSYIAPSIYFATENPEQAEHSATHINEEEERLIRTKTARIWHKLNKPLDGEPRVHLLILTYNREKFVSQALTQLAQTEYKNFAVYIADNGSSDATWDVATQAVAHFPDHVHVSMERLPTNIGRPAGHNWLLTKYDHSLADYIAIGDDDLTEVPSDWLTKMVQTAKAFPNSAAVGGKALYSHRPNTIHGCAHNIIEFSSRLSVSNASDLIDFGQFDYVDKVDHVTGCLHIYDRKILFDEVGLFDISLSPCQYVDVEHHLRARLKGYDIIYNGLISFRHMKAMGKESQINRTMAGNAIGNTIKVLYKHDKSLVLDTLTRLSEQRIAWLHS; via the coding sequence ATGACTTCCTCAGACAACAAAGCTGACTCATATATTAATTTGGCCAAATATTATAAATCCATAGGCAATATAAAAAAATACGAACAGTATTCCGAACCAGCGCTCAAATCTGGCAAACAATTACCAGAAACTCATTCATTCACTCAAGACAGATCGGACCACAACTCAAACAACAACCTTCCTCATATTGAAGAAATTATTAAATTATATAACAATAAACAATATAAAATCCTCCTTAAACTCGCTTCAAGCAACCCAGCACACGAACTCCTCTCCTACATTGCGCCAAGCATCTATTTTGCCACCGAAAATCCCGAACAAGCAGAGCATTCCGCCACTCATATCAACGAAGAGGAAGAACGACTGATCAGGACAAAAACTGCACGCATCTGGCACAAGCTAAACAAACCATTGGATGGCGAACCACGGGTTCACCTCCTCATCCTTACTTACAACCGGGAAAAGTTTGTCAGCCAAGCTCTAACGCAACTCGCTCAAACAGAATACAAAAACTTCGCCGTATACATTGCTGACAATGGATCATCAGACGCAACGTGGGATGTGGCGACACAGGCAGTCGCTCACTTTCCTGACCATGTGCACGTCAGCATGGAACGCCTTCCCACAAACATCGGGAGACCCGCTGGACATAACTGGCTTCTTACAAAATATGACCACTCCTTAGCGGACTATATCGCAATTGGAGATGACGACTTGACCGAGGTGCCATCTGACTGGCTGACCAAGATGGTCCAAACCGCCAAAGCCTTCCCGAACTCTGCCGCAGTGGGAGGCAAGGCTCTTTATAGCCACAGACCAAACACTATACACGGATGCGCGCATAATATCATTGAGTTCTCATCTCGCCTCTCTGTAAGCAATGCATCAGATTTGATTGACTTTGGCCAATTCGATTACGTTGACAAGGTCGATCACGTAACCGGATGTTTACACATCTATGACCGCAAAATCTTATTTGATGAAGTTGGCTTATTCGACATTAGCCTTTCACCATGCCAATATGTAGATGTTGAACATCATTTGCGCGCCAGACTGAAAGGTTATGACATCATTTACAACGGGCTAATTTCATTTCGTCACATGAAAGCTATGGGTAAAGAATCTCAAATAAATAGAACTATGGCCGGAAATGCGATTGGCAACACAATCAAGGTACTATATAAACACGACAAATCACTCGTTCTCGACACGCTTACGCGTCTATCAGAACAACGGATTGCATGGCTCCACTCATAA
- a CDS encoding glycosyltransferase family 2 protein, producing MNSKISIVIPTWNNSNLLRQCIKSILSNTVNNKFEIIVVDNGSTDNTKNKISEFQSLHEIHYIFSKKNLGFAKACNLGALQANNKFIFFLNNDTEVLQGWDIELLKCLRADDRIGIAGGKLIYPDKTIQHAGIAFDQQTVFHVYRHFHPIHPGVNKKREFQAVTGACFLIRKELFLSAGMFDESFINGFEDLDLCFRIRKNGYKVFYTPGSNVIHHESKTPGRHLHHHENAELFSKRWRHDVVNDINLIYAKDGLYPLEPGENIPQGNWLKDTNPNPLWSMAQSFRKSGKTRESIIAFNEALRFNPYDLRKLKIIEEIGDLHLDQNNLQAAKNCFLAITSAIPVPRLSSKINKINELLSKNVVN from the coding sequence ATGAACAGCAAAATTAGCATAGTAATTCCGACCTGGAACAACTCTAATCTTTTAAGACAATGCATTAAATCAATATTGAGCAATACCGTTAATAATAAATTCGAGATAATTGTTGTTGATAATGGATCAACAGACAACACCAAAAACAAAATCTCTGAATTTCAATCATTACATGAAATTCATTATATTTTCAGTAAAAAAAATCTTGGATTTGCCAAAGCATGCAATCTAGGTGCCTTACAAGCCAACAATAAATTCATATTTTTTTTGAATAACGACACTGAAGTTCTTCAAGGTTGGGATATTGAACTACTCAAGTGTTTGCGCGCAGACGATCGTATTGGAATAGCAGGAGGAAAGCTTATATACCCGGACAAAACAATACAACATGCTGGTATAGCTTTTGATCAGCAAACTGTATTCCATGTTTACAGACACTTTCACCCTATTCACCCAGGCGTAAACAAAAAAAGGGAATTTCAAGCTGTCACTGGAGCCTGCTTTCTGATCAGGAAAGAATTGTTTTTATCAGCGGGAATGTTTGATGAATCTTTTATCAACGGGTTTGAAGATCTTGATTTGTGCTTTCGGATAAGAAAGAATGGTTACAAAGTTTTTTATACCCCTGGATCCAACGTCATACATCACGAAAGCAAAACACCAGGAAGACACCTCCATCATCATGAAAATGCCGAATTGTTCAGCAAAAGGTGGAGACATGATGTCGTCAACGACATAAATCTCATTTACGCAAAAGACGGATTGTACCCCCTGGAGCCGGGAGAAAACATCCCGCAAGGGAATTGGCTCAAAGACACCAATCCAAACCCACTATGGAGCATGGCGCAATCCTTCCGCAAATCTGGCAAGACACGTGAATCCATTATAGCATTTAATGAAGCGTTACGGTTCAATCCATATGACTTACGCAAATTAAAGATTATTGAAGAAATTGGAGACTTACATCTTGATCAAAACAATTTACAAGCAGCAAAAAACTGCTTTTTAGCAATAACATCAGCCATACCTGTTCCAAGGCTTAGCAGTAAAATAAATAAAATAAACGAACTTCTCTCTAAAAATGTCGTTAATTAA
- a CDS encoding glycosyltransferase family 2 protein: MPRYTVAVIIPVFNQWALTAGCLRSLCEHTPREDVQVIVVDNGSTDATAQACGPLGRELFGARFEHVRLEENINFGPGCNLGADRADAEFLFFLNNDTLVTPDWLAPLLDAFDAWPSCGAAGPLLLYPDRDRIQHLGVTLTPTNHVTHLYHCLPATHPVVSVRRELQAITGAALMIPAEVFGRAGRFWEEYRNGYEDLDLCWQIRALGLKLRCVSESRIYHLTSQTPGRFDAESHNAHVLARRCQGAFHPDMHRFAHADGYELRLTPTLTANIVRVRSEAETKGFGMERLWGEIQAEPLWEEGYERLVELFFKQRLWSAALDVLQLQQSFFSTEKVVTDLARVASRLGDASLLANCRNTLDGLRREAASKEVLRKFMAIQRWAQESYDEVLLSVCRKWSADCI; the protein is encoded by the coding sequence ATGCCACGCTACACGGTTGCGGTCATCATACCGGTCTTCAATCAATGGGCCCTCACGGCGGGATGCCTGCGCAGCCTGTGCGAGCACACGCCGCGCGAGGACGTTCAGGTCATTGTGGTCGACAACGGTTCGACGGACGCGACTGCGCAGGCGTGTGGGCCGTTGGGAAGGGAATTGTTCGGTGCGCGGTTCGAGCATGTGCGCCTGGAGGAGAACATCAACTTCGGGCCCGGCTGCAATTTGGGTGCGGATCGGGCCGACGCCGAGTTCCTGTTTTTTCTCAACAACGACACCCTGGTGACTCCTGATTGGCTTGCGCCCCTTCTGGACGCTTTCGATGCCTGGCCCAGTTGCGGAGCGGCAGGTCCGCTGCTTCTGTATCCCGACCGGGACCGCATCCAGCATCTGGGCGTGACGTTGACCCCTACCAACCACGTCACGCATCTCTATCACTGCCTGCCCGCGACGCACCCGGTGGTCTCCGTGCGTCGGGAACTGCAGGCCATCACCGGTGCGGCTCTCATGATCCCCGCGGAAGTTTTCGGGAGAGCCGGAAGGTTCTGGGAAGAGTACCGAAACGGATATGAGGATTTGGATTTGTGCTGGCAAATTCGTGCGTTGGGCCTGAAGCTCCGCTGCGTGTCCGAAAGCCGAATTTACCATCTGACCAGCCAGACTCCGGGTCGCTTCGATGCCGAAAGCCATAATGCGCACGTCCTGGCCCGTCGCTGCCAAGGTGCATTCCATCCGGACATGCACCGCTTCGCCCATGCGGACGGCTACGAACTCAGACTCACCCCGACACTTACGGCCAACATTGTTCGGGTTCGCTCCGAAGCCGAAACGAAAGGATTCGGTATGGAGCGCCTGTGGGGGGAAATACAGGCTGAGCCGTTATGGGAAGAAGGTTACGAGCGTCTGGTCGAGCTTTTTTTCAAACAGAGATTGTGGAGCGCCGCGCTGGATGTGCTTCAGCTCCAGCAGTCTTTCTTTTCGACGGAAAAGGTTGTCACGGATTTGGCCAGGGTAGCCAGCAGGTTGGGGGATGCCTCCCTGCTTGCCAATTGCCGCAATACCCTCGACGGATTGCGGCGGGAGGCGGCTTCCAAGGAAGTGCTGAGGAAATTCATGGCCATTCAGCGATGGGCCCAGGAATCTTATGATGAAGTTTTGCTCAGTGTATGTAGAAAATGGTCTGCGGATTGCATTTAA
- a CDS encoding CgeB family protein, with the protein MNHGLRRLPRILLLSARQHLLAELAAGCRVIGIEHAGLFLGDVSSAAELETRFLTAINALRPDFLLTINHSGLDREGLVSGICRHIQMPLLSWFVDRPELFLPAYDNLENPYLAYAVWDADAVSGLEAMAGGRVFHLPLGADLSRIEFLPQARHERDVAFVGNSMQAAAERSWNASGSPEDERVFWDSLSVGFAASELRDVGEYLRQEWPEAWERRLALDGEEATALDAYLYWRSTQHYRTRCVRELLPFAPVVAGDARWPELLGPGTWTHGGPLNYYADLPVFYRQTRINFNTTSMQMKGAFNQRVFDVPASGGFLLTDRRDQMSAAFEEGTEVVCYDSPEEIGDLVRHYLGNPAARMRIVASARRRIEGEHSYAHRVASICKHMQVMFGTPA; encoded by the coding sequence ATGAATCATGGACTGCGTAGGCTGCCCAGGATTTTGCTGCTGTCCGCGCGGCAGCACCTCCTGGCCGAACTGGCTGCAGGCTGCCGCGTCATCGGCATCGAACACGCCGGCCTTTTTCTGGGCGATGTCTCGTCGGCCGCCGAACTGGAAACGCGCTTCCTGACGGCCATAAACGCGCTGCGACCGGATTTCCTGCTGACCATCAACCATTCGGGCCTGGACCGGGAGGGGCTTGTCAGCGGCATCTGCCGGCACATTCAGATGCCGCTGCTCAGCTGGTTCGTGGATCGGCCCGAGCTTTTTCTGCCTGCGTACGATAACCTGGAGAACCCGTATCTGGCCTACGCGGTATGGGATGCCGACGCCGTGTCCGGGCTTGAGGCCATGGCCGGAGGACGCGTATTCCACCTGCCTTTGGGCGCGGATCTGTCCCGCATCGAATTCCTGCCGCAGGCGCGGCATGAGCGCGACGTGGCATTCGTGGGCAACTCCATGCAGGCCGCCGCGGAGAGGAGTTGGAATGCGTCCGGAAGCCCTGAGGACGAGCGGGTTTTCTGGGATTCGCTATCCGTGGGCTTTGCCGCCAGCGAACTGAGGGATGTCGGGGAGTATCTGCGGCAGGAATGGCCGGAAGCATGGGAGCGCCGGCTTGCCCTGGATGGCGAAGAGGCGACGGCTCTGGATGCGTACCTGTACTGGCGTTCCACCCAGCACTACCGGACCCGCTGCGTGCGCGAACTGCTCCCCTTTGCCCCCGTTGTGGCGGGGGACGCCCGGTGGCCGGAACTGCTCGGACCCGGGACGTGGACGCATGGCGGACCATTGAACTACTATGCCGACCTGCCAGTTTTCTATCGGCAGACCCGAATCAATTTCAACACGACCAGCATGCAGATGAAGGGCGCCTTCAATCAGCGCGTGTTTGACGTGCCGGCCAGCGGCGGCTTTCTGCTGACCGACAGGCGTGACCAGATGTCGGCGGCCTTCGAGGAGGGGACGGAGGTCGTCTGCTATGATTCGCCCGAGGAAATCGGCGATCTCGTGCGGCATTACCTCGGTAATCCGGCCGCCAGGATGCGTATTGTCGCCAGTGCCAGGAGGCGGATCGAGGGGGAACACTCCTACGCCCATCGCGTGGCGAGCATCTGCAAACACATGCAGGTCATGTTCGGGACGCCCGCATGA
- a CDS encoding glycosyltransferase: MRVWIFYPPLKTMSGGCMVLLQIARQLLAMGRLGGVLYWEAAPEGPDFVDLPWMRAGQAHMIPADVFLVPEGWPNALVFGFRARCRTVVYCQNWAYLFHGLDAGVRWRDLPVEFVAVSDPVAWHLEQVLGRRPGIIRPIIDTAVFHPGASKPEGPVRVGFMPRKNKALADQVRRIFEERNPDAAVEWMPIHGLDRRGVAEALRFCHVFLATGFPEGFALPPLEAMACGCLCAGFTGFGGWDYMRQVAGVSFAPQGYALRDVPWGGNGWWAADGDVLGAALGLERALATILFDDAALSVTQNGDVSVAAYNTSAQAAEILTVLGTQRTLRADRP; encoded by the coding sequence ATGAGGGTGTGGATCTTCTATCCACCCCTCAAGACCATGTCCGGCGGGTGCATGGTGCTCCTGCAGATCGCCCGGCAGTTGCTGGCCATGGGGCGCCTCGGCGGCGTTCTGTATTGGGAGGCTGCGCCCGAGGGGCCTGATTTCGTTGACCTCCCGTGGATGCGTGCAGGACAGGCCCACATGATCCCGGCGGATGTCTTTCTGGTGCCAGAAGGCTGGCCCAACGCCCTGGTTTTCGGATTCCGCGCACGCTGCCGGACCGTGGTCTACTGCCAGAACTGGGCCTATCTTTTCCATGGGCTGGACGCCGGCGTGCGCTGGCGCGACCTGCCGGTCGAGTTCGTGGCCGTGTCCGACCCCGTGGCCTGGCATCTGGAGCAGGTGCTGGGCAGACGGCCGGGCATCATTCGGCCGATCATCGATACGGCGGTGTTCCATCCAGGGGCGTCCAAGCCCGAAGGGCCGGTGCGTGTCGGTTTCATGCCGCGCAAGAACAAGGCCCTGGCGGATCAGGTCCGGCGTATTTTCGAGGAGAGAAACCCGGACGCCGCCGTGGAGTGGATGCCCATTCACGGCTTGGACCGTCGCGGCGTGGCCGAGGCCTTGCGTTTCTGTCACGTTTTTCTCGCCACGGGTTTCCCCGAAGGCTTCGCCCTGCCCCCGCTGGAGGCTATGGCTTGCGGCTGCCTGTGCGCAGGTTTCACCGGCTTCGGTGGGTGGGACTACATGCGGCAGGTGGCAGGCGTAAGCTTTGCGCCGCAGGGCTATGCGCTCAGGGATGTGCCTTGGGGCGGCAACGGCTGGTGGGCGGCGGACGGGGATGTGCTGGGCGCGGCCTTGGGGCTGGAGAGGGCGTTGGCGACGATCCTTTTCGACGATGCTGCGCTCTCCGTGACGCAGAACGGCGACGTGAGCGTCGCGGCGTACAATACCAGTGCGCAAGCGGCGGAAATCCTGACGGTGCTGGGAACGCAACGTACGCTGAGGGCTGATCGGCCATGA
- a CDS encoding AMP-binding protein, whose product MHTKLRPTSYEEFQASFALDIPAKYNFAFDMVDAAAAQDPDRLAMVHVDDADVRREYTFGYFSEQSSRLAGALKSLGIGRGDKVMIILHRRVEFWTVMLALHKLGALGVPSPALLTAKDITYRVNFASIKGAIVDTSVRATVEAAHPDCPSLTTLVMAGLEQAEGNWQSFSEIVAKASPSFPRPADAACGEDPATIFFSSGTTGHPKMVLHNFNYPFGHVMTGSYWHDIEPGNLHLTLADTGWAKSVWGKFYGQWLAGGVVFVWDFRGKFEPARLLRIIADHKVTNFCAPPTVYRFLVREDLTAYDLSALRHCTTAGELLNDSVFTTWVEKLGMPIYEGYGQTETTLQIATFPFMKPKAGSIGKPCPGWDIRLLDENDEPCPPGVEGEICIRIDPKRPVGLFSCYLQDEAKTASVMYGGYYRTGDKAWMDEDGYFWFLGRIDDLIKSSGYRIGPFEVESALITHPAVVEAAVTGVPDQDRGQAVKATVTLAAGYEPSDALTKELQNHVKKVTAPYKYPRIVEYVKELPKTISGKIKRAEIRAKDTGKA is encoded by the coding sequence ATGCACACCAAACTGCGCCCCACGTCCTATGAAGAGTTCCAGGCTTCCTTCGCCCTGGACATCCCCGCAAAATACAATTTCGCCTTCGACATGGTCGATGCCGCGGCCGCCCAGGACCCGGACCGTCTGGCCATGGTCCACGTCGACGACGCCGACGTGCGCCGCGAATACACCTTCGGCTATTTTTCTGAGCAGTCCTCCCGGCTGGCGGGCGCCCTGAAAAGCCTGGGCATCGGCCGCGGCGACAAGGTCATGATCATCCTGCACCGCCGCGTGGAGTTCTGGACCGTCATGCTCGCCCTGCACAAGCTCGGCGCCCTGGGCGTTCCGTCCCCGGCCCTGCTGACGGCCAAGGACATCACCTACCGCGTCAATTTCGCCTCCATCAAGGGCGCCATCGTCGACACCTCCGTGCGCGCCACCGTGGAGGCCGCCCACCCCGACTGCCCGTCCCTGACCACGCTGGTCATGGCCGGCCTGGAGCAGGCCGAAGGGAACTGGCAGAGCTTCTCCGAAATCGTCGCCAAGGCCTCCCCGAGCTTCCCCCGCCCGGCCGACGCGGCCTGCGGCGAGGACCCGGCCACCATCTTCTTCTCCTCCGGCACCACCGGACACCCCAAGATGGTCCTGCACAATTTCAACTACCCCTTCGGCCACGTCATGACCGGCTCCTACTGGCACGACATCGAGCCCGGCAACCTGCACCTGACCCTGGCCGACACGGGCTGGGCCAAGTCCGTGTGGGGGAAGTTCTACGGTCAGTGGCTGGCCGGCGGCGTGGTCTTCGTCTGGGATTTCCGCGGCAAGTTCGAACCGGCCAGGCTCCTCAGAATCATCGCCGACCACAAGGTCACCAATTTCTGCGCGCCGCCGACGGTCTACCGCTTCCTCGTCCGCGAGGACCTCACGGCCTACGACCTCTCGGCCCTGCGCCACTGCACCACGGCCGGCGAACTCCTGAACGACAGCGTCTTCACCACCTGGGTCGAGAAGCTCGGCATGCCCATCTATGAAGGCTACGGCCAGACCGAGACCACCCTGCAGATCGCCACCTTCCCCTTCATGAAGCCCAAGGCCGGCTCCATCGGCAAGCCCTGCCCGGGTTGGGACATCCGCCTGCTCGACGAGAACGACGAGCCCTGCCCCCCCGGTGTGGAAGGCGAGATCTGCATCCGCATCGACCCCAAGCGTCCCGTGGGTCTCTTCTCCTGCTACCTGCAGGACGAGGCCAAGACCGCAAGCGTCATGTACGGCGGCTACTACCGTACCGGCGACAAGGCCTGGATGGACGAGGACGGCTACTTCTGGTTCCTGGGACGCATCGACGATCTCATCAAGAGCTCGGGCTACCGCATCGGGCCCTTCGAGGTCGAAAGCGCCCTCATCACCCACCCGGCAGTGGTCGAAGCCGCCGTCACCGGCGTGCCGGACCAGGACCGCGGCCAGGCCGTCAAGGCCACCGTCACCCTGGCCGCCGGCTACGAGCCGTCCGACGCCCTGACCAAGGAACTCCAGAACCACGTCAAGAAAGTGACCGCGCCCTACAAGTACCCGCGCATCGTCGAATACGTGAAGGAACTGCCCAAGACCATCAGCGGCAAGATCAAACGCGCCGAGATTCGGGCCAAGGATACCGGGAAGGCGTAG
- a CDS encoding helix-turn-helix domain-containing protein — protein sequence MDAQQPAYKDIAPRLRGLRDAMDMTVEEVAAQVGASAADVRNYESGEHEIPVSYLFNVAQAFQVDLTVLMSGKEAHLHTASLVRKGKGMSVERRKDYDYKSLAYRFVGRKMEPFIVTVPPKEKSDLKFNEHPGQEFIYVLAGKLEITLADAVHVMEPGDSLYFTSRTPHALRGLDGQPAEFLDVII from the coding sequence ATGGACGCGCAACAACCCGCCTACAAGGATATCGCGCCCCGGTTGAGGGGGCTCCGTGACGCCATGGACATGACCGTGGAGGAGGTGGCCGCCCAGGTCGGCGCCTCGGCCGCCGACGTCCGCAACTACGAATCGGGCGAGCACGAGATTCCGGTCAGCTACCTCTTCAACGTGGCCCAGGCCTTCCAGGTCGATCTGACCGTGCTCATGTCCGGCAAGGAGGCGCACCTGCACACCGCCTCCCTGGTCCGCAAGGGCAAGGGCATGAGCGTGGAGCGCCGCAAGGACTACGACTACAAGAGCCTCGCCTACCGCTTCGTCGGCCGTAAGATGGAGCCCTTCATCGTCACCGTCCCGCCCAAGGAAAAGTCCGACCTCAAATTCAACGAGCATCCCGGGCAGGAATTCATCTACGTGCTGGCGGGCAAGCTCGAAATCACCCTGGCCGACGCCGTCCATGTCATGGAACCCGGCGACAGCCTCTACTTCACCTCGCGCACCCCGCATGCCCTGCGTGGTCTGGACGGCCAGCCGGCCGAGTTTCTGGACGTGATTATCTAG
- a CDS encoding isoamylase early set domain-containing protein, with protein sequence MSIEKKFLKTKNVCRTTFRIPPQAAGEAKTAFLVGEFNDWSMHATPMKRLKDGSFKAEVDLPIGAAYQFRYLLDDDRWENDWNADTYCYSEFGNCENSVVEV encoded by the coding sequence ATGAGCATCGAGAAGAAGTTTCTGAAGACCAAGAACGTATGCCGGACGACATTCCGCATCCCGCCGCAGGCGGCCGGCGAGGCCAAGACCGCCTTCCTGGTGGGGGAATTCAATGACTGGTCCATGCACGCCACGCCCATGAAGCGGCTTAAGGACGGCTCCTTCAAGGCTGAGGTGGACCTGCCCATAGGCGCGGCCTACCAGTTTCGCTACCTGCTCGACGACGATCGCTGGGAGAACGACTGGAACGCCGACACGTATTGCTACAGCGAGTTCGGCAACTGCGAGAATTCCGTGGTCGAAGTGTGA
- the glgA gene encoding glycogen synthase GlgA: MITPPHDIVFLTSEIYPFSKSGGLADVMGILPLTLSRLGVRVAVITPFYGRLSTGHYPVHLVHENCPVGYPWPDTTADIYQADYHGLPVYFVERGEYFDRRNYYCTEKGDYFDNCERFIFFCRAALSAIRHLDMHARIVHAQDWHAALAAAYIAFWRRSDPFWAGVRTVMSIHNQAFQGRFSYRLFEQSGLPLEAWNMEGVEFYNSFNLLKAGIAYADKITTVSPSYAREIMTPEFGCGLEGILSRRSADLVGILNGADYSIWSPENDPVLECTYSALNPDGKQDCKAYLLDMLGLSPGLEHRPVLGFIGRLRGQKGIDIVLDIVPELMKLNVGLVVLGEGKAEYEARLMSIMEDYPTRVSAIIGYTEELSHVIQAGSDIFLMPSRYEPCGLTQMYSLSYGTPPVATAVGGLRDTIVPYPADGANGFIFDSPSPAALLAAVREAVRVWEDRAAWRRIQVNAMQTHFSWEQSARKYMDVYASLHGDLASQWRIR; this comes from the coding sequence ATGATCACGCCACCACATGATATCGTCTTCCTGACGTCGGAAATCTATCCCTTCTCCAAATCCGGAGGACTGGCCGACGTCATGGGCATCCTGCCCCTGACCCTCTCGCGTCTGGGCGTGCGCGTCGCCGTCATCACGCCTTTCTACGGCCGCTTGTCCACGGGTCACTACCCAGTGCATCTGGTCCACGAGAACTGCCCGGTGGGCTACCCGTGGCCGGACACCACGGCGGACATCTATCAGGCCGACTACCACGGCCTGCCCGTCTATTTCGTCGAACGCGGCGAATATTTCGACCGCCGCAACTACTACTGCACCGAAAAGGGCGACTACTTCGACAACTGCGAGCGCTTCATCTTTTTCTGCCGCGCCGCCCTGAGCGCCATCCGGCACCTGGACATGCACGCGCGCATCGTCCACGCCCAGGACTGGCACGCCGCCCTGGCCGCGGCGTACATCGCTTTCTGGCGCCGCAGCGACCCCTTCTGGGCTGGGGTGCGCACGGTCATGTCCATCCACAACCAGGCCTTTCAGGGTCGCTTCTCCTACCGTCTGTTCGAGCAGTCGGGCCTGCCTCTGGAAGCCTGGAACATGGAGGGGGTGGAGTTCTACAACAGTTTCAACCTGCTCAAGGCCGGCATCGCCTACGCCGACAAGATCACCACGGTCAGCCCCAGCTACGCCCGCGAGATCATGACCCCGGAGTTCGGGTGCGGCCTGGAGGGCATCCTCTCGCGCCGCAGCGCAGACCTCGTCGGCATCCTGAACGGTGCGGACTATTCGATCTGGAGCCCCGAGAACGACCCGGTCCTGGAGTGCACCTATTCGGCCCTCAATCCGGACGGCAAACAGGACTGCAAGGCCTATCTGCTCGATATGCTCGGTCTTTCGCCGGGGCTCGAACATCGCCCCGTGCTCGGCTTCATCGGCCGGCTCCGCGGGCAGAAGGGCATCGACATCGTCCTCGACATCGTCCCGGAGCTCATGAAGCTCAACGTGGGGCTCGTGGTTTTGGGCGAGGGCAAGGCCGAGTACGAGGCGCGCCTCATGAGCATCATGGAGGACTACCCGACGCGGGTCTCGGCCATCATCGGCTATACCGAGGAACTGTCCCACGTCATTCAGGCCGGCTCGGACATCTTTCTCATGCCGTCGCGCTACGAGCCCTGCGGCCTGACCCAGATGTACAGCCTGAGCTACGGCACCCCGCCCGTGGCCACGGCCGTCGGCGGCCTGCGCGACACCATCGTTCCCTATCCGGCCGATGGCGCCAACGGTTTCATTTTCGACAGCCCTTCGCCCGCGGCCCTGCTCGCGGCGGTGCGGGAGGCCGTGCGCGTCTGGGAGGACCGGGCCGCCTGGCGGCGGATCCAGGTCAACGCCATGCAGACGCATTTTTCCTGGGAACAATCGGCACGAAAGTATATGGATGTCTACGCGTCCCTGCACGGGGACCTCGCATCACAGTGGAGGATACGATGA
- a CDS encoding NUDIX domain-containing protein translates to MKQDQNRKSPGRAVAPLFTVPCAQCGAPAVPRNPFPTVDIVLYREGQGVLLIERRNPPHGWALPGGFIDYGESAEQAAIREALEETGLTVRLTGLLGVYSDPDRDPRFHTLSVAFIAVADGDQAPQAGDDAGNARFFPLDGLPDMAFDHRRIVDDFARRLAANS, encoded by the coding sequence ATGAAACAGGATCAGAACCGGAAATCGCCCGGGCGGGCCGTAGCGCCGCTCTTCACAGTGCCCTGCGCGCAGTGCGGCGCACCTGCCGTGCCGAGAAATCCCTTCCCCACGGTGGACATCGTGCTCTACCGCGAAGGCCAGGGGGTGTTGCTCATCGAACGCCGCAACCCGCCCCACGGCTGGGCCCTGCCCGGCGGGTTCATCGACTACGGCGAGAGCGCTGAGCAGGCCGCGATCCGCGAGGCCTTGGAGGAAACCGGCCTCACGGTGCGCCTCACCGGCTTGCTGGGCGTCTATTCCGACCCCGACCGCGATCCGCGCTTTCATACGCTGAGCGTGGCCTTCATCGCCGTGGCCGACGGGGACCAGGCTCCGCAGGCCGGCGACGACGCCGGGAACGCGCGATTCTTCCCCCTGGACGGGCTGCCCGACATGGCCTTCGACCACCGCCGGATCGTCGACGACTTTGCCAGGAGGCTCGCAGCCAATTCATGA